In Streptomyces hawaiiensis, one genomic interval encodes:
- a CDS encoding sucrase ferredoxin, producing MSTCSSVSRDFDEPVSGTAATATTWLLLEQPGPWGAKALTSSHLDPALGRALEAAAKDTGVRIALIRRPGRHADRRMPAARRVYAAHVVPGNVWLHSASTSDPGQLLALDFAALGRGDHRAFDALLGGRPHDGDPLALVCTNGKRDRCCALLGRPLAAELATSGVEGVWEVTHLGGHRFSPTVLVLPYGYAYGRAEAHSLKEVLQGAREGRIVVEGCRGSSAWERPGQAAELAVRTRTGEYDAQALSVVRTSGAAPRWEVTVVHTDGRRWQVDVAQGAALPPRPESCGASVLGSPARTDVVAVREVRPSTAPTWPADRPARVRSVAARPARTRRVNH from the coding sequence GTGAGTACGTGCTCAAGCGTCTCCCGGGACTTCGACGAACCCGTTTCGGGAACCGCGGCCACCGCGACGACCTGGCTGTTGCTGGAACAGCCCGGTCCGTGGGGTGCCAAGGCGCTCACTTCGAGCCACCTGGACCCCGCCCTGGGGCGTGCCCTGGAGGCGGCCGCGAAGGACACGGGCGTACGCATCGCGCTCATCCGCCGCCCCGGGCGCCACGCGGACCGCCGCATGCCCGCAGCACGCCGGGTGTACGCGGCGCACGTCGTCCCGGGAAACGTGTGGCTGCACAGCGCCTCGACCTCGGACCCCGGGCAGCTGCTCGCTCTCGACTTCGCCGCACTGGGCCGGGGCGACCACCGCGCCTTCGACGCGCTGCTCGGCGGCCGGCCTCACGACGGCGACCCGCTCGCCCTTGTCTGCACCAACGGCAAGCGCGACCGCTGCTGCGCGCTCCTGGGCCGGCCCCTCGCGGCCGAGCTGGCGACGTCCGGGGTCGAGGGCGTCTGGGAGGTCACCCATCTGGGTGGTCACCGCTTCTCCCCCACGGTGCTCGTGCTGCCGTACGGATACGCGTACGGCCGGGCCGAGGCTCACTCCCTCAAAGAGGTCCTGCAGGGCGCCCGGGAGGGGCGGATCGTCGTGGAGGGGTGCCGGGGCAGCTCGGCCTGGGAACGGCCGGGCCAGGCCGCCGAGCTCGCCGTGCGCACCAGGACCGGCGAATACGACGCCCAGGCGCTGAGTGTCGTCCGCACGTCCGGCGCGGCCCCGCGCTGGGAGGTGACCGTCGTCCACACCGACGGACGCCGCTGGCAGGTCGACGTGGCCCAGGGCGCGGCCCTGCCGCCCCGCCCGGAGAGCTGCGGGGCGTCCGTCCTCGGCTCACCCGCGCGGACGGACGTGGTGGCGGTGCGCGAGGTGAGGCCGTCGACGGCGCCGACCTGGCCGGCTGACCGTCCGGCTCGCGTTCGGTCTGTGGCGGCCCGTCCAGCACGGACACGTCGCGTCAACCATTGA
- a CDS encoding citrate synthase: MRDQEPAPPDTERRLSTKEAAELLGVKPETVYAYVSRGQLSSRRVSGRRGSTFDAGEVQALARRNRREGAGTSGSGGELSVRTRITLIESDRYFFRGVDAVDLAAGHTYEEVAEWLWTGRMLPGSTFTAPAASVAVARRAVDALPEHAAPTDLLRVATIAAATADPLRFDLSEDAVLGTARTLIPTLVAALPPAGHQRRDEGPLAHRLWSRLSVHKDPDEASLRALDTALALLVDHDLAASTLAVRVAASARAHAYAAVSAGLGVIEGPLHGAASGLAHRLLQDVLDQGDAAPVITDELRAGRRIPGLGHRLYPGEDPRARALFALLEQIPRAEPALLAARDIVETTARHAPLHANVDLALAVLTASCGMAPTAGETIFAVARTAGWIAHALEEYGERPLRMRPSGLYAGPKPPQPLPE; this comes from the coding sequence ATGCGCGATCAAGAACCCGCTCCCCCGGACACGGAACGGCGGCTGAGCACCAAGGAAGCGGCCGAGCTGCTCGGCGTGAAGCCGGAGACCGTGTACGCGTACGTGAGTCGGGGCCAGCTCAGCAGTCGGCGGGTGAGCGGCCGCCGGGGCAGCACCTTCGACGCCGGGGAGGTGCAGGCCCTCGCCCGGCGCAACAGGCGGGAGGGCGCGGGCACTTCCGGCTCCGGCGGCGAGCTGTCCGTCCGCACCCGCATCACGCTCATCGAGAGCGACCGCTACTTCTTCCGCGGTGTCGACGCGGTCGACCTGGCCGCCGGCCACACCTACGAGGAGGTCGCCGAGTGGCTGTGGACGGGCCGGATGCTCCCGGGCAGCACGTTCACCGCGCCCGCCGCTTCCGTCGCCGTCGCCCGCCGTGCCGTCGACGCACTGCCCGAACACGCGGCTCCGACCGACCTGTTGAGGGTCGCGACGATCGCCGCCGCCACCGCCGACCCGCTGCGGTTCGACCTGTCCGAGGACGCCGTGCTCGGCACCGCGCGCACTCTCATCCCCACCCTCGTGGCCGCTCTGCCTCCGGCGGGCCACCAGCGCCGAGACGAGGGCCCCCTGGCCCACCGCCTGTGGTCCCGGCTGTCGGTGCACAAGGACCCCGACGAGGCGTCCCTGCGCGCCCTGGACACCGCCCTCGCCCTCCTCGTCGACCACGACCTGGCCGCCTCCACCCTCGCGGTGCGCGTCGCCGCGTCGGCCCGTGCCCATGCCTACGCGGCGGTCTCCGCCGGGTTGGGCGTGATCGAGGGCCCGCTGCACGGCGCGGCCAGCGGGCTCGCCCACCGGCTGCTGCAGGACGTGCTCGACCAGGGCGACGCGGCACCCGTGATCACGGACGAACTGCGCGCCGGCCGCCGCATCCCGGGCCTGGGACACCGGCTCTACCCCGGCGAGGACCCACGCGCGCGTGCCCTGTTCGCGCTCCTGGAGCAGATCCCGCGCGCTGAGCCCGCTCTCCTCGCGGCCCGCGACATCGTCGAGACCACCGCCCGCCACGCCCCTCTGCACGCCAACGTGGACCTGGCCCTGGCCGTGCTCACCGCTTCCTGCGGCATGGCACCGACCGCGGGCGAGACGATCTTCGCCGTGGCCCGGACGGCGGGCTGGATCGCCCACGCGCTCGAGGAGTACGGCGAACGCCCGCTGCGGATGCGCCCGAGCGGTCTCTACGCGGGTCCGAAGCCTCCGCAGCCCCTGCCGGAGTAG
- a CDS encoding citrate synthase, whose amino-acid sequence MSVNRSAVTLVEAPRGLAGVVVTDTRIGDVRGLEGFYHYRQYSAVDLARTRGFEDVWHLLVRGELPDAEQSAAFAAETAALRRLPDEVRAALPAIAAAGGHSGPLAGMRTALSLLGAAKGFRPVYDIDADRRRQDTIEAAAAVPTLLTALHRLGRGLEPVEPREDLTYAANYLYMLTDSVPAEQHARAIEQYLISTIDHGFNASTFTARVIASTGADVAACLAGAVAALSGPLHGGAPSRALDTLDAIGTPDRIGPWVRQRVLAGERIMGFGHAIYRTEDPRSRMLREVAQGFGGPRVDFAVEVERRIEEILAELKPGRELHTNVEYYAGVVMELCGLPREMFTPTFAAARAVGWSANILEQAEDPKIIRPVARYVGPEAPAPVPA is encoded by the coding sequence ATGTCCGTCAACAGGTCAGCAGTCACTCTTGTCGAAGCGCCCCGGGGGCTCGCCGGCGTCGTCGTCACCGACACCCGGATCGGTGACGTCCGCGGTCTGGAGGGCTTCTACCACTATCGGCAGTACTCGGCCGTCGACCTCGCGCGGACCCGCGGCTTCGAGGACGTCTGGCATCTGCTGGTGCGCGGTGAACTGCCGGATGCCGAGCAGAGCGCGGCCTTCGCCGCCGAGACCGCCGCACTGCGGAGGCTGCCCGACGAGGTGCGAGCGGCGCTGCCGGCCATCGCTGCGGCCGGCGGGCACTCCGGGCCGCTCGCCGGGATGCGTACCGCGCTGTCCCTCCTGGGCGCGGCCAAGGGGTTCCGCCCCGTGTACGACATCGACGCCGACCGGCGCCGGCAGGACACGATCGAGGCGGCCGCGGCCGTACCCACGCTGCTCACCGCCCTGCACCGGCTTGGGCGGGGGCTCGAACCGGTGGAGCCGCGCGAGGATCTGACCTATGCGGCGAACTACCTGTACATGTTGACCGATTCGGTGCCGGCCGAGCAGCACGCACGAGCCATCGAGCAATACCTGATCTCAACCATTGATCACGGATTCAATGCATCAACCTTCACAGCCCGGGTCATCGCGTCGACGGGCGCGGATGTGGCGGCATGCCTCGCCGGGGCCGTGGCGGCGCTGTCGGGCCCGTTGCACGGGGGTGCGCCCAGCCGGGCGCTGGACACCCTGGACGCGATCGGCACCCCGGACCGCATCGGCCCCTGGGTGCGTCAGCGGGTGCTCGCCGGTGAGCGCATCATGGGGTTCGGGCACGCGATCTACCGCACGGAGGACCCGCGATCCCGGATGCTGCGAGAGGTCGCCCAGGGGTTCGGCGGTCCGCGAGTGGACTTCGCCGTCGAGGTCGAACGGCGCATCGAGGAGATCCTGGCGGAGCTGAAGCCCGGCCGGGAGCTCCACACCAACGTCGAGTACTACGCGGGCGTGGTCATGGAACTCTGCGGCCTGCCCCGCGAGATGTTCACCCCGACCTTCGCCGCCGCTCGGGCGGTGGGCTGGAGTGCCAACATCCTGGAGCAGGCGGAGGACCCGAAGATCATCAGGCCGGTGGCACGGTACGTGGGGCCGGAGGCGCCGGCGCCTGTGCCCGCCTGA
- a CDS encoding DUF6082 family protein, translating into MTTQKYGFRGLRATASAGMGLAAGAAVALALQWPAFHALRARIEHLEESAQSQRRTNFAHQQRLHWELLSKAMDDPELAEVLDAYDGTVSPRKQRQFLFANALYTNALCYYRMGNVTREEFFGFARSMLQNPLFREYWYATRPHRATLVDSSDEAGLGRMVDDLLAQLEEADIDEWWVVGDPPGE; encoded by the coding sequence ATGACCACACAGAAATACGGTTTCCGAGGGCTGAGGGCCACCGCCTCGGCAGGGATGGGCCTGGCGGCGGGTGCCGCCGTCGCCCTGGCCCTGCAGTGGCCCGCGTTCCACGCACTGCGTGCCCGGATCGAGCACCTGGAGGAGAGCGCGCAGTCGCAGCGCCGGACCAACTTCGCGCACCAGCAGCGTCTGCACTGGGAGTTGCTGAGCAAGGCGATGGACGATCCGGAACTGGCCGAGGTGCTCGACGCCTACGACGGGACCGTCTCCCCCAGGAAGCAGCGCCAGTTCCTCTTCGCCAACGCCCTCTACACCAATGCCCTGTGCTACTACCGCATGGGCAACGTGACCAGAGAGGAGTTCTTCGGCTTCGCCCGGAGCATGCTGCAGAACCCTCTCTTCAGGGAGTACTGGTACGCCACCCGCCCGCACCGGGCGACCCTCGTCGACAGCTCCGACGAGGCCGGACTGGGGCGCATGGTCGACGACCTTCTGGCGCAGCTGGAGGAGGCGGACATCGACGAGTGGTGGGTGGTCGGGGATCCGCCGGGCGAGTAG
- a CDS encoding CobW family GTP-binding protein, with the protein MSQSSPKPQQIPVVVLAGFLGSGKTTLLNHLLHRSGGSRIGAIVNDFGAIEIDAMAVAGALGDSTVSLGNGCLCCAVDASELDQYLERLAEPSLGIDVIVIEASGLAEPQELVRMLLASEHPGVVYGGLVEVVDAAEFDDTRARHPEIDRHLALADLVVVNKLDRAADGERVLRLVRSLVDGAAVVPATYGRIDPEFLFDCRPSEERIGQLSFDDLHTADPHTADPREDNPREDNPHEDAPHDHDPHDGDPHQHGTDDHAGHLHAAYDSLSFVSREPLHPRRLMTFLDSRPEGLYRIKGYVDFGPYDVRNRYAVHAVGRFLRFYPEPWPGGGERLTQLVLIGSGIDAPALDKELEACRSEAPHADEHGMWGVLRYVRDPAEDLADPT; encoded by the coding sequence GTGAGCCAGTCGAGCCCGAAACCGCAGCAGATCCCGGTCGTCGTCCTGGCCGGATTCCTCGGCTCGGGAAAGACCACCCTGCTCAACCACCTCCTGCACCGCAGCGGCGGCAGCCGTATCGGCGCGATCGTCAACGACTTCGGGGCGATCGAGATCGACGCGATGGCCGTGGCGGGAGCGCTCGGCGACTCGACGGTCTCCCTCGGCAACGGCTGTCTGTGCTGTGCCGTCGACGCGAGCGAACTGGACCAGTACCTGGAGCGGCTCGCGGAGCCCTCCCTCGGCATCGACGTCATCGTCATCGAGGCCAGCGGTCTCGCCGAGCCGCAGGAACTCGTGCGGATGCTGCTCGCCAGCGAGCATCCCGGGGTCGTGTACGGCGGGCTCGTCGAGGTCGTCGACGCCGCCGAGTTCGACGACACCCGGGCCAGGCACCCCGAGATCGACCGGCACCTCGCCCTGGCCGACCTCGTCGTGGTCAACAAGCTCGACCGGGCGGCGGACGGCGAACGTGTCCTCCGGCTGGTCCGGTCCCTCGTCGACGGCGCTGCCGTCGTCCCGGCCACCTACGGCCGGATCGACCCCGAGTTCCTCTTCGACTGCCGGCCCAGCGAGGAGCGCATCGGGCAGCTCTCCTTCGACGACCTGCACACAGCCGACCCGCACACAGCCGACCCGCGCGAAGACAACCCGCGCGAAGACAACCCGCACGAGGACGCCCCCCACGACCACGACCCGCACGACGGCGACCCGCACCAGCACGGCACGGACGACCACGCCGGCCACCTGCACGCCGCCTACGACAGCCTGTCGTTCGTCTCCCGGGAACCCCTCCACCCGCGCCGCCTGATGACGTTCCTCGACAGCCGGCCCGAGGGGCTGTACCGGATCAAGGGCTACGTCGACTTCGGGCCGTACGACGTCCGCAACCGCTATGCCGTCCATGCCGTCGGGCGGTTCCTGCGCTTCTACCCGGAGCCCTGGCCCGGCGGCGGTGAACGCCTCACCCAGCTGGTCCTCATCGGCTCCGGAATCGACGCCCCTGCCCTCGACAAGGAGCTGGAGGCGTGCAGGAGCGAGGCCCCACACGCCGACGAGCACGGCATGTGGGGCGTCCTGCGGTACGTACGCGATCCCGCGGAGGACCTCGCGGACCCGACCTAG